One Lagenorhynchus albirostris chromosome 8, mLagAlb1.1, whole genome shotgun sequence genomic region harbors:
- the NXPH1 gene encoding neurexophilin-1, whose product MQATCWYVLLLLQPTVYLVTCANLTNGGKSELLKSGSSKSTLKHIWTESSKDLSISRLLSQTFRGKENDTDLDLRYDTPEPYSEQDLWDWLRNSTDLQEPRPRAKRRPIVKTGKFKKMFGWGDFHSNIKTVKLNLLITGKIVDHGNGTFSVYFRHNSTGQGNVSVSLVPPTKIVEFDLAQQTVIDAKDSKSFNCRIEYEKVDKATKNTLCNYDPSKTCYQEQTQSHVSWLCSKPFKVICIYISFYSTDYKLVQKVCPDYNYHSDTPYFPSG is encoded by the coding sequence GTCACATGTGCCAATTTAACAAATGGTGGAAAGTCAGAACTTCTAAAATCAGGAAGCAGCAAATCCACACTAAAGCATATATGGACAGAAAGCAGCAAAGACTTGTCTATCAGCCGACTCCTGTCACAGACTTTTCGTGGCAAAGAAAATGATACAGATTTAGACCTGCGATATGACACCCCAGAACCTTATTCTGAGCAAGACCTCTGGGACTGGCTGAGGAACTCCACAGACCTTCAAGAGCCTCGGCCCAGGGCCAAGCGAAGGCCCATTGTTAAGACGGGCAAGTTTAAGAAAATGTTTGGATGGGGTGATTTTCATTCCAACATCAAAACAGTGAAGCTAAACCTATTGATAACTGGGAAAATTGTAGATCATGGCAATGGGACATTTAGTGTTTATTTCAGGCATAATTCCACTGGTCAAGGGAACGTATCTGTCAGCTTGGTGCCCCCTACGAAAATAGTGGAATTCGACTTGGCACAGCAAACCGTGATTGATGCCAAAGATTCCAAGTCCTTTAATTGTCGCATTGAATATGAAAAGGTTGACAAGGCTACCAAGAACACACTCTGCAACTATGACCCTTCAAAAACCTGTTACCAGGAGCAGACCCAAAGTCATGTGTCCTGGCTCTGCTCCAAGCCCTTTAAGGTGATCTGtatttacatttccttttatAGTACAGATTATAAACTCGTACAGAAAGTGTGCCCCGACTACAACTACCACAGCGACACACCTTACTTCCCCTCTGGATGA